One Bacteriovorax sp. PP10 DNA segment encodes these proteins:
- a CDS encoding thiolase family protein, protein MSMRDVYIVDGKRTPQAKSGLDLKDVQAPYLGAYLVKHLIDNTDIPTDAVDEVIFGNTGTPAKYPNVGRVIALEAGLDKKTSGYSVHRNCASGMEAVSQAYLKIASGRCDVIVAGGVESMSQMPLIYNKEMTELFAKLMKAKSVGEKLSAMSSFRPHYLTPIVAIEQGLTDPFCGLNMGQTAELLARELKITRQMQDEYANNSHAKAVAATKEGRFKDEILPITIGGSLNKLLTDDVGPRANSTVEGLGKMKPYFDKKSGTVTVGNSCPITDGGSALLFVSEEAVKKYNLKPIAKLTDYHFHGLEPERMGMGPLLAMDGVMKRTNMKLSDFDLFELNEAFAAQILAVGIGLKDKEVAARFGLDHAWGELDWSKVNVNGGGIALGHPVGSTGSRLVVTLIHELRRRKGKFGLASLCIGGGQGGAVIVENLVR, encoded by the coding sequence ATGTCAATGAGAGATGTGTATATTGTCGATGGTAAGAGAACACCACAAGCTAAATCAGGATTAGATTTAAAAGATGTACAAGCACCATACCTTGGAGCTTATCTTGTAAAACATTTAATCGACAACACAGACATTCCAACTGATGCAGTTGATGAAGTTATTTTTGGAAACACAGGAACTCCTGCAAAGTATCCAAACGTTGGTCGAGTGATCGCGCTTGAAGCTGGCCTTGATAAAAAAACTTCTGGTTACTCTGTTCACAGAAACTGTGCTTCAGGAATGGAAGCTGTCTCTCAAGCTTATTTAAAAATCGCCTCTGGCCGCTGTGACGTCATTGTTGCTGGTGGTGTTGAATCAATGTCACAAATGCCATTGATCTATAACAAAGAAATGACAGAACTCTTTGCAAAACTTATGAAAGCAAAATCGGTTGGTGAGAAATTATCAGCGATGTCTTCTTTCCGTCCGCACTACTTAACTCCAATCGTTGCTATCGAGCAAGGTCTGACAGATCCTTTCTGTGGATTGAACATGGGACAAACGGCAGAACTTTTAGCTCGTGAATTAAAAATCACAAGACAAATGCAAGATGAGTACGCCAACAACTCTCACGCAAAAGCAGTAGCAGCAACCAAAGAAGGAAGATTCAAAGACGAAATCCTGCCAATCACAATTGGTGGCTCTTTAAATAAACTTTTAACTGATGACGTTGGTCCTCGTGCGAACTCAACTGTTGAAGGTCTTGGTAAGATGAAGCCTTACTTCGATAAAAAATCGGGAACTGTTACAGTTGGTAACAGCTGTCCGATCACTGATGGTGGATCTGCACTATTATTTGTTTCTGAAGAAGCAGTAAAAAAATATAACTTAAAACCAATTGCAAAACTGACTGATTACCACTTCCACGGTTTAGAGCCTGAGAGAATGGGAATGGGACCGTTACTTGCTATGGACGGAGTTATGAAGAGAACAAACATGAAACTTTCAGACTTCGATCTATTTGAATTGAATGAAGCTTTCGCAGCTCAAATTCTAGCTGTTGGTATTGGTCTAAAAGATAAAGAAGTGGCAGCACGTTTTGGTCTTGATCATGCTTGGGGAGAGTTAGACTGGTCTAAGGTAAATGTTAACGGTGGTGGTATCGCTCTTGGACACCCGGTTGGATCAACTGGATCACGTCTGGTTGTGACACTTATTCATGAACTGAGAAGAAGAAAAGGTAAGTTCGGATTAGCATCGCTTTGTATCGGTGGTGGTCAAGGTGGAGCAGTCATTGTTGAGAACCTGGTTCGTTAA
- a CDS encoding outer membrane beta-barrel protein, which yields MKLRADNKRLTFMSLFLATALVAMSAHSTPVRAQDDVLDDAEDALANSDTLDMDQIDIEGRLSPSELMKRRREKLEERNKVMVEKKIEDIRVKQEIALTNKLQGAFNNSLNNLNEDKVQTVQAAPAPVAPAPVAPAPIIETRIVEVPAEPVKVEKNSKIIPQLGVSSVKGDRLDLETDLTIGLQAETMITPQVSVGMGIGYSTMKMTDVANAYSANNGGYYGNQSQYNNIYGAGGREMSLKKFTIEGNAKYFFTEDSMIKPYIGGGIAFNRSTLKYENQQTYNYGSYNFGNEDYGSSSVGGSLKLGAEVAFNDTVGANIEFAASKNISSGISKSSELNTTYNPDQGRLENVSKEIEDATSTSIQAGLVIKF from the coding sequence ATGAAATTAAGAGCAGACAACAAAAGATTAACGTTCATGAGTCTATTTCTAGCTACAGCACTAGTTGCTATGTCAGCTCATTCAACTCCGGTTCGTGCACAAGATGACGTTCTTGATGATGCAGAAGACGCTTTAGCAAACTCTGATACTTTAGATATGGATCAAATCGATATCGAAGGAAGACTTTCACCTTCTGAACTAATGAAGAGAAGAAGAGAGAAGTTAGAAGAAAGAAACAAAGTCATGGTTGAAAAGAAAATTGAAGATATTCGTGTAAAACAAGAAATTGCATTAACGAACAAACTTCAAGGTGCTTTTAACAATAGCTTAAATAACCTTAACGAAGATAAAGTTCAAACGGTTCAAGCTGCTCCAGCTCCAGTTGCTCCGGCACCAGTGGCACCAGCTCCAATCATTGAAACAAGAATCGTTGAAGTTCCAGCTGAACCAGTTAAAGTTGAAAAGAACTCAAAAATCATTCCTCAATTAGGAGTGAGTTCAGTAAAAGGTGACAGACTAGACCTTGAAACAGATTTAACAATCGGTCTTCAAGCTGAAACAATGATCACTCCACAAGTTTCAGTGGGGATGGGAATTGGTTACTCGACAATGAAGATGACAGACGTAGCTAACGCTTACTCTGCAAATAACGGTGGATACTATGGTAACCAGTCTCAGTACAACAACATCTATGGTGCTGGTGGTAGAGAGATGTCACTTAAGAAGTTTACAATCGAAGGGAACGCGAAGTATTTCTTCACTGAAGACTCGATGATTAAACCATACATTGGTGGTGGAATTGCTTTCAACCGTTCAACACTAAAGTATGAAAATCAACAAACTTATAACTACGGAAGTTATAACTTTGGTAACGAAGACTACGGTTCTTCATCTGTAGGTGGATCATTGAAGCTTGGTGCTGAAGTAGCTTTCAACGACACTGTTGGTGCAAACATTGAATTCGCGGCAAGTAAAAACATTAGTTCAGGGATTTCAAAATCATCAGAACTAAATACAACTTACAACCCAGACCAAGGGCGTCTAGAAAACGTATCTAAGGAAATTGAAGATGCAACATCAACTTCAATCCAAGCAGGTCTTGTGATTAAGTTCTAA
- a CDS encoding Flp family type IVb pilin, with amino-acid sequence MAGIALKGSFSGVKNKKGQTAIEYVLLLLVMVSIISSLLVYVRNKYLGDPEKCNLAQNRNTILCKINSYVKPTGGNKPFQYFPFKK; translated from the coding sequence ATGGCGGGAATCGCTTTGAAGGGGTCTTTTTCAGGCGTTAAAAACAAGAAAGGGCAGACTGCCATTGAGTATGTTTTACTACTTTTAGTGATGGTTTCCATCATTTCATCGCTTTTAGTTTATGTCCGAAACAAGTATTTAGGTGACCCGGAGAAGTGTAACCTAGCTCAAAACCGCAATACAATCCTTTGTAAAATCAATAGTTACGTCAAGCCAACGGGTGGTAACAAGCCCTTCCAATACTTTCCGTTTAAAAAGTAA
- the tmk gene encoding dTMP kinase: MKEITQDLLNSFRSPAFPGSFFLSFEGIEGAGKSTQIIRLKTHLENKNFRVLVLREPGGTPFGEKMRQAILETKTEITPLAEAHLFAASRAQLLSEVVLKELAVPNTVIICDRYIDSSLVYQGHSRGLGVAEVLNIHNAFPLNLVPHLTFYLRIGVETSEKRQKMRNAPKDYFEAKGVEFYKKLVVGYDLVAELFPNRILKLDAEVNLDEMTMRITEVVDNLISHSRSDDTTNDEM; this comes from the coding sequence ATGAAAGAAATCACCCAAGACCTACTTAACTCTTTTAGATCACCGGCATTCCCGGGCTCATTCTTTTTAAGTTTTGAAGGAATCGAAGGCGCTGGAAAATCGACTCAAATCATCAGACTTAAAACTCATTTAGAAAATAAAAACTTCCGAGTTTTAGTTTTAAGAGAACCAGGTGGAACTCCATTTGGTGAAAAAATGCGCCAGGCAATCCTGGAAACCAAAACAGAAATCACTCCTCTTGCTGAAGCTCACTTGTTTGCAGCGTCGCGTGCTCAGCTTCTTTCTGAAGTTGTTTTAAAGGAGCTTGCTGTTCCCAACACTGTTATTATCTGTGACCGCTATATCGACAGCTCACTTGTGTATCAAGGCCACTCTCGTGGATTAGGAGTTGCGGAAGTTTTAAACATCCACAACGCTTTCCCACTTAACCTTGTTCCACACCTGACTTTCTATTTAAGAATTGGTGTAGAGACTTCTGAGAAACGTCAGAAGATGAGAAATGCTCCAAAAGATTATTTCGAAGCTAAGGGTGTTGAGTTCTACAAAAAATTAGTTGTAGGTTACGACCTGGTTGCGGAGTTATTCCCCAATAGAATTCTAAAACTAGACGCTGAAGTGAATCTTGATGAGATGACGATGAGAATTACTGAAGTGGTCGACAATCTTATTAGTCACTCTCGCTCAGATGATACGACTAATGACGAAATGTAG
- a CDS encoding PSP1 domain-containing protein, whose translation MQPNLNTSGPTIEDADTLIEEIPNDDSLDIIIEETSDEETQQNFDNEQNEKENSRFKDGEMITMIRVRFPGNARSFPFLVGKRRFAYGQKVVAMSDRGMSVGYINSFPYDVVFNKAMLPIRSIAKVASAEDIQAQVEFRDSEKKAEVICIHLIEKYKLDMILTHVEFTQFGKKAVFYFNAPARVDFRDLVKELVYDLKMRIELRQISVRDRAAAIGAIGACGLQTCCSSFLKNYGNVSIKMAKNQNLALIPSKLNGVCGQIKCCIKYEDDVYTDKRKNLPREGTFVKAKNGDSGKVLKLHILIEQFEMLTDTGIKRTYAVNQYNGKESDLGAEYRFPETFEHITNETSTVIGLTKVEKDKADSFMESNIFKTIEKNLDGSEMNAAQNNAEFEEFVDDTSGENIVAPKLEGQAPRPQHNNNNRPQNNQPRQPQQPRPQGQQGPQQPRAPRPPNPNQQQAQGPRPEGAEGVEPRVPGTPGAPGTGKNRNRNRNRNRNRNREGGPQNTTTPVAGSNNNNNGEKP comes from the coding sequence ATGCAACCCAATTTAAATACGTCTGGTCCCACAATTGAGGACGCTGACACCCTGATCGAAGAAATACCAAACGATGATTCGCTAGATATCATTATTGAAGAAACATCTGATGAAGAAACTCAGCAGAACTTTGATAATGAACAAAACGAAAAAGAAAATTCGCGCTTTAAAGATGGTGAGATGATCACTATGATTCGCGTGCGTTTTCCCGGCAACGCCCGCTCTTTTCCTTTCTTAGTTGGCAAGCGCCGCTTTGCTTACGGACAAAAAGTTGTGGCGATGAGTGATAGAGGAATGAGTGTTGGTTATATCAACTCTTTTCCTTATGACGTCGTTTTTAATAAGGCAATGTTACCAATTCGCTCAATCGCGAAAGTAGCAAGCGCTGAAGATATTCAAGCTCAAGTTGAATTCCGTGACTCTGAAAAGAAAGCGGAAGTTATTTGTATTCACTTAATTGAGAAATACAAACTAGATATGATTCTTACTCACGTTGAGTTCACTCAATTTGGAAAGAAGGCCGTATTCTACTTCAACGCTCCAGCTCGCGTTGACTTCAGAGACCTGGTAAAAGAACTTGTCTACGATTTGAAAATGAGAATCGAGCTTAGACAAATTTCTGTTCGCGACCGTGCTGCTGCCATTGGGGCCATCGGTGCTTGTGGACTTCAAACATGTTGTTCATCATTCTTAAAAAATTACGGAAACGTTTCAATCAAGATGGCAAAAAACCAAAATCTTGCATTGATCCCAAGTAAACTAAACGGTGTATGTGGACAGATTAAATGCTGTATCAAATACGAAGACGATGTTTACACAGATAAGAGAAAAAATCTTCCTAGAGAAGGAACTTTTGTTAAAGCTAAAAACGGCGACTCTGGAAAAGTGTTAAAACTTCACATCCTGATTGAGCAGTTTGAAATGTTAACTGATACGGGAATCAAGAGAACGTACGCGGTTAATCAGTACAACGGAAAAGAGTCTGACTTAGGTGCTGAATACCGTTTCCCTGAAACGTTCGAACACATCACAAATGAAACTTCGACTGTTATCGGATTAACAAAAGTAGAAAAAGATAAAGCTGACAGCTTCATGGAAAGTAACATCTTCAAGACGATTGAAAAAAATCTTGATGGAAGTGAAATGAATGCTGCTCAAAATAATGCTGAATTTGAAGAGTTCGTTGATGATACGTCTGGGGAAAATATTGTTGCTCCGAAATTAGAAGGGCAAGCGCCAAGACCTCAACACAATAATAACAACAGACCACAAAACAATCAGCCTCGTCAGCCGCAACAGCCGAGACCACAAGGACAACAAGGGCCTCAGCAACCAAGAGCTCCTCGTCCACCAAATCCAAATCAACAACAAGCTCAAGGGCCTCGCCCAGAAGGAGCTGAAGGTGTTGAACCACGTGTACCGGGAACTCCGGGTGCACCAGGAACAGGAAAAAATAGAAACCGTAACAGAAATAGAAATCGTAATAGAAACCGCGAAGGTGGCCCTCAGAACACTACTACACCAGTAGCTGGATCTAATAATAATAACAATGGTGAGAAGCCATAG
- the asnS gene encoding asparagine--tRNA ligase: MTRLSIKKIIAEDIIDTDATVKGWIRSVRNSKKFSFIVLNDGSSQNNLQIIVDEVLPNYAEVAALLSGSAVSITGRLVKGGGKIPQIEMQGKVVEIIGKTDESYPLQKKATSLEFLREQAHLRIRTNTFGAIMRVRHHMAMATHKFFSDKGFFYLNSPIISGVDAEGAGEMFTISTLSSDITKAPKTKDGKLDFSRDYFGKETFLAVTGQLEGECYAMGLGSIYTFGPTFRSENSNTTRHLSEFWMIEPEVAFADLDEIAELATDYIKYLISYALEHASNELEFLYNREDATVDKNHMETLKHVRDSKFIRVTYTEALEILAKVDPAVKKFEYPTTWGSELQTEHERYLAEVHFKMPVIVTDYPKEFKAFYMKLNPDGKTVRAMDILVPGIGEIIGGSQREDSLEKLEKRMDEMGMDKEPLWWYLDLRRYGSVPHAGFGLGFERALMYVTGMGNIRDVIPFPRTPKNCDF; this comes from the coding sequence ATGACTCGCTTAAGTATTAAGAAAATTATTGCTGAAGACATTATTGATACAGATGCAACCGTTAAGGGATGGATCAGATCAGTACGTAACTCTAAAAAGTTCTCATTTATCGTTTTAAATGATGGTTCATCTCAAAATAATCTTCAAATTATTGTGGATGAAGTTCTTCCAAACTATGCTGAAGTCGCAGCTCTATTATCAGGATCAGCAGTTTCAATCACAGGTCGTCTTGTAAAAGGTGGCGGAAAAATTCCTCAAATTGAAATGCAAGGTAAAGTGGTAGAGATTATTGGTAAAACTGATGAATCATACCCACTACAAAAGAAAGCAACGTCACTTGAATTTCTAAGAGAGCAAGCTCATCTTCGAATCAGAACAAATACTTTTGGAGCTATTATGCGTGTTCGTCACCATATGGCGATGGCGACTCATAAGTTCTTCTCTGATAAAGGATTTTTCTACCTAAACTCACCAATCATTTCTGGTGTAGATGCTGAAGGTGCTGGAGAAATGTTTACCATTTCAACACTTTCTTCAGACATTACAAAAGCTCCAAAAACAAAAGACGGAAAACTTGATTTTTCTCGCGACTACTTTGGAAAGGAAACTTTCCTGGCAGTAACTGGTCAGCTTGAAGGTGAGTGTTACGCCATGGGATTGGGATCAATCTATACATTTGGCCCAACATTCAGATCAGAAAACTCAAACACAACTCGCCACCTTTCAGAATTCTGGATGATCGAGCCGGAAGTTGCTTTTGCTGATTTAGATGAAATCGCAGAACTAGCGACAGACTATATTAAATACCTTATCTCGTACGCATTAGAGCACGCATCAAACGAGCTTGAATTCCTATACAACAGAGAAGATGCAACGGTTGATAAAAACCACATGGAAACATTGAAGCACGTTCGTGATTCAAAATTCATCCGCGTGACTTATACTGAAGCACTAGAAATTTTAGCGAAGGTTGATCCTGCTGTTAAAAAATTCGAGTACCCGACAACATGGGGATCAGAGCTTCAAACAGAGCACGAAAGATACCTGGCAGAAGTTCACTTCAAAATGCCGGTTATCGTAACTGATTACCCGAAAGAGTTTAAAGCTTTCTACATGAAGCTTAACCCAGATGGAAAAACAGTTCGTGCAATGGATATCTTAGTTCCAGGAATCGGGGAGATCATTGGTGGATCTCAACGTGAAGACTCTCTTGAAAAATTAGAAAAGAGAATGGATGAGATGGGGATGGATAAGGAGCCTTTATGGTGGTACCTGGATCTTCGTCGTTACGGATCAGTTCCACATGCTGGATTTGGATTAGGGTTTGAAAGAGCGCTAATGTATGTGACTGGGATGGGGAACATTAGAGATGTGATTCCGTTTCCACGTACGCCGAAGAATTGTGACTTCTAA
- a CDS encoding adenosine kinase yields MAKKFDVYGIGNALVDMEFEVTADFLNTAGIEKGLMTLVDEARQTEIVSHLAASNHKRSCGGSAANTMIAISQFGGKSFYSCKVASDETGDFYFKDLMDNGVETNLSTSSLESGITGKCIVLVTPDADRTMNTFLGITQNFSTKELIEEHIKNSNYLYIEGYLVPSPSGKEACLKAKKLAETHGVKTALTFSDVNMITYFEDGMKEIVGNGVDLLFCNEAEAHAYTKSNDLNEAVVALKKIAKTFAITLGPKGALVFDGQELIQIETKTVKPVDTNGAGDLFAGAMLFGINNGMSFKEAAKLGCYASSTLVTQFGPRLRKEQIAQVKAELA; encoded by the coding sequence ATGGCAAAGAAATTTGACGTTTACGGAATTGGAAATGCTTTAGTTGATATGGAATTTGAGGTTACTGCAGATTTTTTAAATACTGCAGGGATTGAAAAAGGATTAATGACTTTAGTTGATGAAGCAAGACAGACAGAAATTGTTAGTCACTTAGCTGCTTCTAACCATAAACGTTCATGCGGTGGATCTGCTGCCAACACAATGATTGCCATTTCTCAATTCGGTGGAAAAAGTTTTTACTCATGTAAAGTAGCTAGTGATGAAACTGGAGACTTTTACTTTAAAGATTTAATGGATAACGGAGTTGAAACAAACCTTTCAACAAGTTCTCTTGAATCAGGTATTACTGGAAAATGTATCGTTCTTGTCACTCCGGATGCTGACAGAACAATGAATACTTTTCTAGGTATCACTCAGAATTTCTCAACAAAAGAATTAATCGAAGAGCATATCAAGAATTCAAATTACCTTTATATCGAAGGCTACCTTGTTCCTAGTCCATCTGGAAAAGAAGCATGTTTAAAAGCTAAGAAATTGGCCGAAACACATGGTGTAAAGACGGCACTGACTTTCTCAGACGTAAACATGATCACTTACTTTGAAGATGGAATGAAAGAGATCGTAGGAAATGGAGTTGATCTTCTTTTCTGTAACGAAGCAGAAGCTCACGCTTACACTAAATCAAATGATTTAAATGAAGCTGTAGTAGCTCTTAAAAAAATTGCAAAAACTTTCGCTATTACACTTGGACCAAAAGGTGCACTTGTATTTGATGGACAAGAGTTAATCCAAATTGAAACAAAAACTGTGAAACCAGTTGATACAAACGGAGCTGGAGATTTATTCGCCGGAGCAATGCTTTTTGGAATCAACAATGGAATGAGTTTCAAAGAGGCTGCAAAGCTTGGATGTTACGCCTCTTCAACTCTAGTGACTCAATTTGGGCCAAGACTTAGAAAAGAACAAATCGCACAAGTTAAAGCTGAACTAGCTTAA
- a CDS encoding translation initiation factor, producing MKQNKPDKTKSNSETRLVYSSDGSHLKLCKKCGEDPCECDDSPAHIVTIDPLKVTLKIKLEKNQRGGKLVTVIHDFPNNPAFFEDLAKKLKNHCGTGGTYKKENKPQIELQGDQREKTEAFLAKLGFKTKRSGG from the coding sequence ATGAAACAAAATAAACCAGATAAGACCAAATCAAATAGTGAAACTCGCTTAGTTTATTCAAGCGATGGTTCACATTTAAAATTATGTAAAAAATGTGGCGAAGACCCATGTGAGTGTGATGATTCACCGGCCCACATCGTCACTATTGATCCTTTAAAAGTAACTTTGAAGATCAAGCTTGAAAAAAACCAACGCGGTGGAAAATTAGTGACAGTTATTCATGACTTCCCTAACAATCCTGCCTTCTTTGAAGACCTTGCAAAAAAACTAAAGAACCATTGTGGAACGGGCGGGACTTATAAAAAAGAAAACAAACCGCAAATTGAACTGCAAGGTGATCAAAGGGAAAAGACTGAAGCCTTTTTAGCTAAATTAGGTTTTAAAACGAAGAGATCTGGCGGTTAA
- a CDS encoding class I SAM-dependent methyltransferase, protein MNELIKIKISDVNDSAWPAFIQEAVADKNHFNLVVESERKLCDNCDYLYFSEEKLNFHSSELGIMCFDFEDIYSYHQRQNYALSKEPLAKALGIKGIAEKRTIWDATCGTGKDSLLIQYFGAKLTSFERNPAVYLLLKDALRRYPMDFNLVFADASKLPAPEIRPEVIYYDPMYPAKKKSALARKEMRIFKEIVGEDNDSKDFLEWAMKTATERVVIKRPLEAEPVKEKPTASYTGKSTRYDMYKIF, encoded by the coding sequence ATGAATGAGTTAATAAAGATAAAAATAAGCGATGTGAATGATTCTGCTTGGCCGGCCTTTATACAAGAAGCCGTAGCTGATAAAAATCATTTTAATCTGGTCGTTGAATCAGAGCGTAAGTTGTGTGACAACTGCGATTATTTGTATTTCTCAGAGGAGAAACTCAACTTTCATTCCAGTGAATTAGGTATTATGTGTTTTGATTTCGAAGATATTTACAGCTATCACCAACGACAAAACTACGCACTTTCCAAAGAACCATTAGCAAAAGCTTTAGGTATTAAAGGAATAGCAGAGAAGCGCACTATTTGGGATGCGACATGTGGAACGGGTAAAGACAGTTTATTGATCCAATATTTTGGAGCAAAACTTACAAGCTTTGAACGCAATCCGGCCGTTTACTTACTTTTAAAAGACGCCTTGCGAAGATACCCCATGGATTTTAATTTAGTTTTTGCCGATGCTTCAAAACTTCCGGCCCCAGAAATTCGTCCCGAAGTGATTTACTACGATCCAATGTACCCAGCTAAAAAGAAATCGGCCTTGGCCCGCAAAGAAATGCGAATCTTCAAAGAGATTGTAGGCGAAGACAATGATTCGAAAGATTTTTTAGAATGGGCCATGAAAACTGCGACTGAAAGAGTCGTGATTAAACGTCCTCTGGAAGCTGAACCCGTCAAAGAAAAACCTACGGCAAGTTATACCGGAAAAAGCACTCGCTATGACATGTACAAGATTTTTTAA